One stretch of bacterium DNA includes these proteins:
- a CDS encoding amylo-alpha-1,6-glucosidase: protein MEENIHVEDEFYILATFSLAEKNRRVLKQGETFAVFDHYGDILCLGSCEQGIYHEGTRFLSRLELRLGKNRPLLLSSTIRETNEVLAVDLTNLDILVNDEIVVPRGCLHIFRSKFLWQGASYERLRLSNYGLTEVRISFSLCFDADFVDIFEVRGMVRERRGRRLDDQVEGSRVVLSYEGLDGIIRQTHIEFFPRPDWLSSSEARFQVCLQPKQSAIVFMTVCCTCSAGRLVPHSYQSAWIEAAESLKGIRSQFCKVQTSHEQFNEWLNRSQADLYMMVTATPQGLYPYAGVPWYSTAFGRDGIITAFQMLVVNPDIARGVLACLASIQARETDAHRDSEPGKILHETRKGEMAALGEIPFGRYYGSVDSTPLFIILAGAYYERTGDQAFIQSIWPNIELALEWIDIYGDQDKDGFVEYMRRTHEGLINQGWKDSHDAVFHADGTLAEGPIALCEVQGYVYDARRRAAYLASVLGYTEKAEMLLHQAQTLRDRFEEAFWCEDLSTYALALDGKKNPCRVRTSNAGHCLFSGIASDERAWRIAEALLGDAFFSGWGIRTVAESESRYNPMSYHNGSVWPHDNSLIAYGLSRYKLNGSIPKIIAGLLDATLFMDLHRMPELFCGFVRRPGEGPTLYPVACAPQSWAIGAVFLLLQSCLGLSINAPAGQVCFYYPVLPEFLEEVEIKNLKVAGASIDLSIRRYVEDVGVVVLRREGTVEVIVIK from the coding sequence TTGGAAGAGAATATTCATGTTGAAGATGAGTTTTATATCCTGGCCACATTTTCCCTGGCTGAAAAAAACAGGCGGGTTCTGAAGCAGGGTGAGACGTTTGCCGTGTTTGACCATTATGGGGATATTCTGTGTCTGGGAAGCTGCGAGCAGGGTATCTATCATGAGGGGACACGGTTTCTCTCCCGCCTGGAGCTTCGTCTGGGCAAAAACCGTCCTCTGCTTCTCAGCTCGACTATCAGGGAAACCAACGAGGTTTTGGCTGTAGATCTGACCAATCTCGACATTCTGGTTAATGATGAGATAGTGGTCCCGCGGGGCTGTTTACATATCTTCCGCTCCAAATTTCTCTGGCAGGGTGCAAGCTACGAGCGTCTGAGGTTATCGAATTATGGTCTTACCGAGGTAAGGATCAGTTTTTCTTTGTGCTTCGATGCGGATTTTGTCGATATTTTCGAAGTCCGGGGCATGGTCAGGGAGCGAAGGGGCAGGAGGCTGGATGACCAGGTTGAGGGATCGAGGGTTGTCCTTTCGTATGAGGGCCTCGATGGAATAATCCGGCAGACGCACATCGAATTCTTCCCGCGGCCGGATTGGCTCTCCTCATCCGAGGCGCGCTTTCAGGTATGCCTCCAGCCGAAGCAGTCGGCCATAGTTTTCATGACGGTGTGCTGCACCTGCAGTGCAGGCAGACTTGTGCCTCATTCCTACCAAAGTGCCTGGATTGAGGCAGCAGAGTCCCTGAAAGGCATACGGTCCCAGTTCTGCAAGGTGCAAACCTCTCATGAGCAATTCAATGAATGGCTGAATCGCTCCCAGGCTGATCTTTATATGATGGTCACTGCCACACCGCAGGGACTCTACCCGTATGCAGGCGTTCCCTGGTACAGCACGGCTTTTGGCCGGGATGGAATCATCACAGCCTTCCAGATGCTTGTGGTTAACCCTGATATTGCCCGGGGAGTCCTGGCCTGTCTTGCCTCCATACAGGCCAGGGAAACCGACGCTCACCGGGATTCCGAGCCCGGCAAGATTCTCCACGAGACCCGCAAGGGGGAGATGGCCGCTCTGGGAGAAATTCCCTTTGGCCGCTACTACGGCAGTGTGGATTCAACCCCGCTCTTTATTATCCTGGCCGGAGCCTATTATGAGCGGACCGGGGATCAGGCATTTATTCAATCCATCTGGCCCAATATCGAGCTGGCTCTTGAATGGATCGATATATATGGCGACCAGGATAAGGACGGGTTCGTGGAGTATATGCGCCGCACCCACGAAGGACTCATCAACCAGGGCTGGAAAGACTCCCATGATGCTGTCTTTCATGCCGACGGAACCCTGGCCGAAGGTCCGATTGCCCTTTGCGAAGTGCAGGGGTATGTTTACGATGCCAGGCGAAGAGCTGCTTATCTAGCCTCCGTTCTGGGGTATACCGAAAAGGCCGAGATGCTCCTGCACCAGGCGCAGACGCTCAGAGACCGCTTCGAGGAGGCATTCTGGTGTGAGGACCTCTCCACGTATGCCCTTGCTCTGGATGGAAAAAAGAACCCGTGCCGGGTCCGTACCTCCAACGCCGGTCATTGCCTCTTTTCCGGCATTGCCAGCGATGAGCGTGCCTGGCGTATTGCCGAGGCCCTTCTTGGCGACGCTTTTTTTTCCGGCTGGGGTATCCGGACCGTGGCTGAATCGGAATCGCGATATAATCCCATGTCCTATCATAATGGCTCTGTCTGGCCTCACGATAATTCCCTTATTGCTTATGGACTGTCCCGCTACAAACTGAATGGATCCATTCCCAAGATCATCGCCGGCCTTCTTGACGCTACCCTCTTCATGGATCTTCACCGCATGCCGGAACTGTTCTGCGGATTTGTCCGCAGACCGGGCGAAGGCCCGACTCTCTACCCTGTCGCCTGTGCGCCGCAATCCTGGGCTATCGGCGCGGTGTTTTTGCTTCTGCAATCCTGTCTTGGGCTGTCCATCAATGCTCCGGCAGGCCAGGTCTGCTTTTATTACCCCGTTCTGCCGGAATTTCTTGAGGAGGTTGAGATTAAAAACCTCAAGGTCGCAGGGGCATCGATCGATCTTTCGATCAGGCGGTATGTCGAGGACGTGGGCGTCGTTGTGCTGCGCCGGGAGGGTACTGTTGAAGTTATCGTTATTAAATGA
- a CDS encoding CopG family transcriptional regulator, with the protein MNSADSRDKVTIKIPRRLYDEVKTLISGTGFSSATEFIVYVMRDIVAGGKLQKEESIDSEEMELIRKRLRALGYIK; encoded by the coding sequence ATGAACTCAGCAGATAGCAGGGATAAAGTTACGATAAAAATTCCCCGGCGATTATACGATGAAGTCAAGACCTTGATTTCAGGCACGGGCTTCAGCAGTGCCACAGAATTTATCGTCTATGTGATGCGGGACATTGTAGCCGGGGGAAAGCTGCAAAAGGAAGAGTCGATAGATTCAGAGGAGATGGAACTTATTCGAAAGAGGCTGCGGGCCCTTGGGTATATCAAATAG
- a CDS encoding HEPN domain-containing protein, producing MCHLSIEKALKGLYTQKTGNLPPKTHNLLYLVERIMIQLPDNLYDSLFTLSRLSVPTRYPDDLQRMLKDYNEARTRDIIERGKEVLQWLKIEFMKR from the coding sequence ATGTGTCATCTATCTATAGAAAAGGCGTTGAAAGGGCTATATACTCAAAAAACCGGCAACCTCCCACCAAAGACACATAATCTGCTTTATCTTGTTGAAAGAATTATGATCCAACTGCCTGATAATTTATACGATTCTCTCTTTACCTTAAGCAGGTTAAGCGTTCCTACACGCTATCCAGATGACCTTCAGAGAATGCTCAAAGATTACAATGAAGCAAGAACAAGGGACATAATCGAACGAGGGAAGGAAGTATTACAATGGCTCAAGATAGAGTTTATGAAGCGATAG
- a CDS encoding DUF4258 domain-containing protein, translating into MKSLEKIMRQLSLGQFEFSRHAFKRAVERNISELEIKWAGGHARIIEDYPDDKYFPSCLLLGFTENGRPLHIQVSYVDSDLVKIITIYEPNKNEWINYSKRR; encoded by the coding sequence ATGAAATCGCTTGAAAAGATTATGAGACAATTATCCTTGGGTCAGTTTGAATTTAGCCGGCATGCTTTCAAGCGAGCGGTTGAACGCAATATCAGCGAATTGGAGATAAAGTGGGCCGGAGGACATGCGAGAATCATTGAAGATTATCCTGATGATAAATACTTTCCGAGTTGTCTGCTGTTAGGATTTACGGAAAATGGACGTCCACTGCATATACAGGTATCGTATGTTGATTCAGACCTGGTCAAGATCATCACAATTTATGAACCGAATAAAAATGAGTGGATTAATTACTCAAAACGGAGGTAA
- a CDS encoding alkaline phosphatase family protein: MAWIKKAHGGAQKKKVLVIGLDGVPYTFLTSPRNAGKFPRMQALFQQGAFHRMRSVIPTISSVAWSSFMTGKNPAKHNIYGFIDRKPNPFEPFIPTAINMQAPTLWQILSQAKKRVTVINVPVTYPPKPVNGILIGCFLATRLDKAAYPASIVPKLKELDYRIDVDAWLARKDRKKFLEELHVALERRVATARYFLEQEEWDFFQVHIMETDRINHFFWDDWEKEDPQFGPEFTRYYQKIDRYVGEIHDRFVEPNPDVEFILLSDHGFCSIRQEVYVNQWLKEKGWLRFTSDKAASLKEMHPDTTAYSLIPGRIFLNVRGREFCGRIEPGEEYERVRRQLAEAIMDMKDPASGEAILSKVVTREEIYHGPYLAQAADLVAIPRDGYDLKGNIDQASLIGRSELTGMHTYDDAFFYLKGKSINELGFDIHALAPTILKLMGVPIPQDMDRKPLPVEGVE; the protein is encoded by the coding sequence ATGGCCTGGATAAAGAAAGCACATGGAGGCGCACAGAAAAAAAAGGTCCTGGTTATCGGACTTGACGGCGTTCCCTATACCTTCCTGACAAGTCCGAGAAATGCAGGCAAGTTTCCCAGAATGCAGGCCCTCTTTCAGCAGGGGGCCTTTCACCGGATGCGGTCGGTTATCCCGACCATCTCGTCGGTGGCCTGGTCATCCTTTATGACCGGCAAAAATCCGGCCAAGCACAATATCTATGGATTCATCGACCGCAAGCCCAACCCCTTCGAGCCCTTCATCCCTACGGCAATCAACATGCAGGCTCCGACGCTCTGGCAGATTCTGAGCCAGGCTAAAAAGCGGGTTACGGTGATCAATGTGCCGGTTACCTACCCGCCAAAGCCGGTGAACGGGATTCTCATCGGCTGCTTTTTGGCCACCAGGCTGGACAAGGCCGCCTATCCGGCCTCGATCGTCCCCAAGCTCAAGGAGCTGGACTACCGGATCGACGTTGATGCCTGGCTGGCCAGGAAGGACAGGAAAAAGTTCCTTGAGGAGCTGCACGTGGCCCTGGAGCGGAGAGTGGCTACGGCCAGGTACTTCCTTGAGCAGGAGGAGTGGGACTTTTTTCAGGTGCATATCATGGAAACCGACCGGATCAACCACTTTTTCTGGGATGACTGGGAAAAAGAAGACCCTCAGTTTGGCCCTGAGTTTACCCGCTATTACCAGAAGATAGACCGCTATGTCGGTGAAATCCACGACCGGTTTGTAGAACCGAATCCTGACGTGGAATTTATCCTGCTGTCTGACCACGGATTCTGCTCCATCAGGCAGGAGGTTTATGTCAATCAGTGGCTCAAGGAGAAAGGGTGGCTCAGATTCACCAGCGATAAGGCCGCATCTTTGAAAGAGATGCATCCTGATACCACTGCCTACAGCCTGATTCCGGGCAGGATCTTTCTTAACGTGCGGGGCAGGGAATTCTGCGGCCGGATAGAGCCGGGCGAAGAGTATGAGCGGGTCCGCCGTCAGCTTGCCGAGGCGATCATGGACATGAAAGATCCGGCAAGTGGGGAGGCAATTCTAAGCAAAGTGGTGACCAGGGAGGAAATCTACCACGGCCCGTATCTGGCTCAGGCCGCAGACCTGGTGGCCATTCCCAGGGACGGATATGACCTGAAAGGGAATATCGACCAGGCCAGTCTGATTGGCCGCAGCGAACTGACCGGGATGCACACCTATGATGATGCCTTCTTCTACCTGAAAGGGAAAAGCATAAACGAACTCGGCTTCGACATCCATGCCCTTGCCCCGACCATCCTCAAGCTGATGGGTGTGCCCATACCACAGGATATGGACCGGAAGCCGCTGCCGGTGGAGGGGGTGGAGTAA
- a CDS encoding nucleotidyltransferase domain-containing protein, producing MAQDRVYEAIGFLEQCLRERGLTISKIILFGSQAKGRATEESDVDIAIISEDFSNKDIFERAILTKDAEIMTMKKFMLPLDIITMTTKELESGTSIMSEYVRDGEVVMERV from the coding sequence ATGGCTCAAGATAGAGTTTATGAAGCGATAGGATTTTTAGAACAGTGCCTGAGAGAGAGAGGACTAACTATCTCAAAGATTATTCTCTTTGGTTCTCAGGCTAAAGGGAGAGCTACTGAAGAAAGTGATGTGGATATTGCGATCATTTCGGAGGATTTTTCAAACAAAGACATCTTTGAAAGAGCGATCTTGACCAAAGATGCTGAAATTATGACTATGAAAAAATTTATGCTGCCTCTCGATATTATCACCATGACGACGAAAGAATTAGAAAGTGGGACCTCGATTATGAGCGAGTATGTCAGAGATGGTGAAGTAGTAATGGAGAGGGTCTGA
- a CDS encoding site-specific DNA-methyltransferase, with product MLSDANSGLTPQTLWTAEEVGTNDHAKKALIQMFSDGKLFDTPKPETLLQRIIHIAASKGDWVLDSFLGSGTTAAVAHKMGRKWIGIELGDHCHTHCLPRLKKVVDGSDLGGISKSVNWQGGGGFKYYYLAPSLLKKDKYGNWIIEERYNADMLAAAMAKHESFKYCPDEQIYWKQGKSTEKDFIFTTTQFITVEILDDIHEQMQPEESLLICCTSFQEDCKNRHTNINVKKIPNMLLGRCEFGKEDYSLHIINIPSMSTDAETPEIASSGPAFERDPAKEKKKTSRKQMSICD from the coding sequence TTGCTTTCTGATGCGAATTCTGGCCTGACACCACAAACACTTTGGACCGCAGAAGAAGTAGGAACTAATGATCATGCCAAAAAGGCACTTATACAAATGTTTTCTGATGGGAAGTTATTTGATACTCCCAAACCGGAAACATTACTTCAACGAATCATACATATAGCCGCAAGCAAAGGCGACTGGGTTCTCGACTCCTTCCTCGGTTCCGGCACCACGGCTGCTGTTGCGCACAAGATGGGACGTAAATGGATAGGCATAGAGCTTGGTGATCATTGCCATACCCATTGCCTGCCTCGCTTAAAAAAAGTCGTAGATGGATCGGATCTGGGTGGTATCTCAAAATCCGTTAACTGGCAGGGTGGCGGCGGATTCAAATATTACTATTTAGCTCCAAGTCTCCTGAAAAAGGATAAATACGGCAATTGGATAATTGAAGAGCGTTATAATGCCGATATGCTGGCTGCTGCTATGGCCAAACATGAAAGCTTTAAATATTGCCCTGATGAGCAAATTTATTGGAAGCAGGGGAAATCAACCGAAAAGGACTTTATTTTCACCACCACCCAGTTTATCACGGTTGAGATCCTGGATGATATCCATGAGCAGATGCAGCCAGAGGAGAGTCTCCTTATATGCTGCACTTCTTTTCAGGAAGACTGTAAAAATCGACATACCAATATAAACGTTAAAAAAATTCCCAATATGCTGCTTGGCCGTTGCGAATTTGGAAAAGAGGATTACAGCCTCCATATTATCAATATACCTAGTATGTCTACTGATGCAGAAACTCCGGAAATTGCCTCTTCTGGTCCTGCTTTTGAGAGAGATCCAGCAAAAGAAAAAAAGAAGACCTCTCGGAAGCAGATGAGTATCTGTGACTGA
- a CDS encoding dienelactone hydrolase family protein has protein sequence MRRDNQAESQGGKEVTIPVDTVSLKGTLAVPERAGGVVVFAHGSGSSRLSPRNNYVASVLRQEGIGTLLFDLLTESEDEAYERRFDIELLTQRLVASTRWLQARPEIQGMRIGYFGASTGAAAALRAAAILGSSAVSAVVSRGGRPDMASPVLSQVSVPTLLIVGGKDQPVILLNRQAYTELKGEKELVIVPGASHLFEEPGKLEEVARLATRWFKHYLDGTVAE, from the coding sequence ATGAGACGGGATAACCAGGCAGAAAGTCAGGGAGGGAAGGAGGTCACAATCCCTGTTGATACCGTGAGTCTCAAGGGGACTCTGGCGGTACCGGAGAGGGCGGGTGGCGTGGTCGTATTTGCGCACGGCAGCGGGAGCAGCAGGCTGAGCCCCCGCAATAACTACGTGGCTTCGGTGCTGCGCCAGGAGGGGATCGGCACCCTGTTATTTGACCTTTTGACCGAATCGGAAGATGAAGCCTATGAAAGGCGCTTTGATATCGAACTGTTGACTCAGAGACTGGTTGCCTCGACCCGGTGGCTGCAAGCGAGGCCGGAAATTCAGGGAATGCGGATCGGCTATTTCGGTGCCAGTACCGGAGCAGCGGCTGCACTCCGGGCGGCGGCCATCCTTGGTTCCTCTGCCGTCAGTGCAGTGGTATCACGAGGTGGCCGGCCTGACATGGCCTCTCCTGTGCTGTCGCAGGTAAGCGTGCCTACTCTGCTCATCGTCGGAGGAAAGGACCAGCCCGTTATCCTCCTGAATCGGCAGGCTTATACTGAATTGAAAGGAGAAAAAGAACTGGTGATTGTTCCCGGTGCCTCCCATCTCTTCGAGGAGCCCGGCAAACTGGAGGAAGTTGCACGGCTGGCAACCCGCTGGTTTAAACACTACCTGGATGGAACTGTGGCCGAATAA
- a CDS encoding YgiT-type zinc finger protein, producing MFRCHVCGSTEGKEDFVNEMFQIDDKPVLVEHIPAIVCLRCGEETFSRETTEEIRRMVHGEATPVRSICMDVFTFV from the coding sequence ATGTTTCGATGCCATGTATGCGGCTCAACTGAGGGGAAAGAAGATTTTGTAAACGAAATGTTTCAGATTGATGATAAGCCTGTACTAGTTGAGCACATTCCAGCAATAGTTTGTTTGCGTTGCGGAGAGGAAACTTTTAGCCGTGAGACAACAGAAGAGATTCGGCGGATGGTTCACGGAGAGGCAACGCCTGTAAGGTCTATTTGTATGGATGTCTTTACTTTCGTGTAG
- the cysC gene encoding adenylyl-sulfate kinase has product MGCQGVYSNNMEQKGFTLWFTGLSGAGKTTIAQKVEQALRDRGLKVEMLDGDVVRTNLSKGLGFSKEDRDINIKRIGFVCKLLTRNGVIAIASAISPYREVRDYNRREIGDFVEVFVKCPLETCIERDVKGLYKKALAGEIKNYTGVSDPYEDPLNPEVTVETHRESVEESTAKVLAKLMELGYIPALAAGDSDIEEDAAGEIYTEEEEEKVKQRLRDLGYI; this is encoded by the coding sequence ATGGGATGCCAAGGGGTATACAGCAATAATATGGAGCAAAAAGGATTCACCCTCTGGTTTACCGGTTTATCCGGAGCGGGAAAAACGACCATAGCGCAGAAAGTTGAGCAGGCTTTGCGGGATCGGGGCCTCAAGGTGGAAATGCTGGACGGCGACGTGGTCCGCACGAATTTGAGCAAGGGACTGGGTTTCAGCAAGGAGGACCGGGACATCAACATAAAACGGATCGGCTTTGTCTGCAAGCTCCTGACCCGGAATGGTGTCATTGCCATTGCTTCGGCCATTTCCCCCTACCGGGAGGTCCGCGACTACAACCGCCGGGAGATCGGAGACTTTGTCGAGGTTTTCGTCAAATGCCCGCTCGAGACGTGCATTGAGCGGGATGTCAAGGGCTTATACAAAAAGGCCCTGGCCGGTGAGATCAAAAACTATACCGGAGTTTCCGACCCGTATGAAGATCCGCTGAATCCGGAAGTAACCGTGGAGACGCACCGGGAATCGGTTGAAGAAAGTACGGCCAAGGTACTTGCCAAATTGATGGAGCTTGGATACATCCCGGCTCTGGCTGCAGGCGACAGCGATATCGAAGAGGATGCTGCCGGGGAAATCTATACTGAGGAGGAGGAGGAGAAAGTCAAGCAGCGGCTGCGGGATTTAGGATACATTTGA
- the sat gene encoding sulfate adenylyltransferase — protein MIKPHGGKLINRVLDGAAREAAREKAQSLPRVTVGQDTLTDLENIAQGVFSPLEGFMNQKDFQSVVDTMRLSNGLPWTIPIMLDVEKEMGDRLQVDSEIALIDPAGDVAAIMYLEDKYSYDREQLARQVFKTTEDKHPGVRKVYSMGEVLLGGRIDLVKKQPDPYARYNLSPRETRLLFKEKGWDTVVAFQTRNPVHRAHEYLQKCALEVVDGLLLHPLVGGTKSDDIPTDIRIQCYEVIVSKYYHPQRTIFSVMPVNMRYAGPREAIFHALLRKNYGCTHFIVGRDHAGVGNYYGTYDAHYIFREFEPQELEITPFFFEHAFYCKQCGGMASSKTCPHDSSNHVFLSGTKVREMLSRGEIPPKEFTRQEVAEVLIAGLRQKQQQ, from the coding sequence ATGATTAAACCTCATGGAGGAAAGTTAATTAACCGTGTCCTGGATGGTGCAGCCCGGGAGGCGGCCAGAGAGAAAGCACAGAGTTTGCCAAGGGTTACTGTCGGTCAGGATACCCTGACTGACCTTGAAAATATCGCCCAGGGGGTCTTCAGTCCCCTGGAAGGGTTCATGAACCAAAAGGATTTTCAGAGTGTGGTCGATACCATGCGGCTTTCGAATGGCCTGCCCTGGACAATTCCCATCATGCTGGATGTGGAAAAGGAAATGGGGGACCGGCTGCAGGTTGATTCCGAGATTGCCCTGATCGATCCCGCCGGTGATGTTGCCGCGATCATGTACCTTGAGGATAAATATTCCTATGACCGGGAGCAGTTGGCCCGGCAGGTATTTAAAACTACAGAAGATAAGCATCCTGGGGTCAGGAAGGTCTATTCCATGGGTGAGGTTCTGCTGGGCGGCAGGATCGATCTGGTGAAAAAACAGCCCGATCCCTATGCCCGCTATAACCTGTCTCCCCGTGAGACCCGCCTCCTGTTCAAGGAAAAGGGATGGGATACGGTAGTCGCCTTCCAGACCCGCAATCCCGTCCACCGGGCTCATGAGTATCTGCAAAAATGTGCCCTGGAAGTGGTTGACGGGCTTCTTCTTCACCCCCTGGTCGGGGGAACCAAAAGCGATGACATTCCGACCGATATCCGGATACAATGCTATGAAGTCATTGTCAGTAAGTATTATCATCCGCAGCGCACCATATTTTCGGTCATGCCGGTCAATATGCGCTACGCCGGTCCGCGGGAGGCGATCTTCCATGCCCTGCTGCGCAAAAACTATGGCTGCACGCACTTCATCGTAGGCCGGGACCATGCCGGGGTCGGCAATTACTATGGAACCTATGATGCCCACTATATCTTCCGGGAATTCGAGCCGCAGGAGCTGGAGATCACGCCCTTTTTCTTTGAGCATGCCTTCTACTGCAAACAGTGTGGAGGTATGGCTTCCAGCAAGACCTGCCCCCACGACAGCAGCAATCACGTATTTCTGAGCGGAACCAAGGTCCGGGAAATGCTGAGCCGGGGTGAGATTCCGCCCAAAGAATTTACCCGGCAGGAAGTAGCCGAGGTTTTAATTGCAGGACTGCGGCAAAAACAGCAGCAGTAA
- a CDS encoding pyridoxal-dependent decarboxylase, with translation MPNGPKAWQHYADILEQLKTFFPVPTSNPIMDGYFVHTISNFLDRIDSLKSAAPILGLEQERRYENSFEKGFPEKISSVEEMTGLLADYCQSMIIWAHPNCQAQVIAPPTMPSIMAFMASAIYNPNILSDEYSGRFAEAEVQAIAMLCDLIGYDSKQAGGVFTFGGTGTILYGCKMGLEKLFGGRAMHDGVREDVKIVTSEASHYTRLNVAGWLGIGTRNVVPIPSTGNNEMSLIDLENYLRRAFEHGEKIAAIIATLGTTDAFGIDDLAAIVHLRDQLAAEYNLEHPPHVHADSVIGWAWLAFRDYDFQTNSLGFRARTLRSLRDSVQRISALSMADSLGIDFHKTGYAPYLSSALVVKNRNDLNLLSRDPEQMPYLYRFGHYNPGIFTLECSRSGASALAALANIRLLGKQGYRTIIGHVVEMSEMLRERLENYPFVEVLNDYNYGPVTLFRVYPDGVDPHEAFLREQTDPKYRRQLEEHNTYNRGIFERIHDRAMAGKGVLLSWTDAYRYASYDDRPPIAAIKSFIMSPWTGLDAVETVARQVASIREQV, from the coding sequence ATGCCCAATGGACCAAAAGCATGGCAGCACTATGCTGATATTCTTGAACAACTGAAAACCTTTTTCCCCGTGCCAACATCCAATCCCATCATGGATGGCTACTTCGTTCATACGATCTCCAATTTTCTCGACCGGATTGACAGTCTCAAGTCCGCGGCCCCGATTCTGGGCCTGGAGCAGGAGAGGCGGTATGAGAACAGTTTCGAAAAGGGTTTTCCGGAAAAGATCAGTTCAGTGGAAGAGATGACCGGGCTTCTGGCCGATTACTGCCAGAGTATGATCATCTGGGCACATCCGAACTGTCAGGCCCAGGTCATTGCTCCGCCGACCATGCCGAGCATCATGGCCTTTATGGCCAGCGCCATCTATAATCCAAACATCCTCTCCGATGAATACTCGGGCCGGTTCGCGGAGGCCGAAGTCCAGGCCATTGCCATGCTCTGCGACCTTATCGGCTATGATTCAAAGCAGGCTGGCGGCGTCTTCACCTTCGGCGGCACCGGCACGATCCTCTATGGCTGCAAGATGGGTCTTGAAAAGCTCTTTGGCGGCCGGGCCATGCATGACGGAGTGCGTGAGGATGTCAAGATCGTGACCTCCGAAGCTTCGCACTACACGCGGCTCAATGTTGCCGGCTGGCTGGGAATCGGCACCAGAAATGTAGTGCCGATACCATCAACCGGAAATAATGAGATGTCATTGATCGATCTTGAAAATTATCTTCGCCGCGCATTCGAGCATGGAGAGAAGATCGCTGCCATTATCGCCACACTGGGCACGACCGATGCGTTCGGGATCGATGATCTGGCCGCCATCGTCCATCTGAGAGATCAACTGGCCGCTGAGTATAACCTGGAGCATCCGCCGCATGTCCATGCCGATTCGGTTATCGGCTGGGCATGGCTGGCCTTTCGCGATTATGACTTTCAAACCAACTCTCTCGGCTTTCGTGCACGGACACTCCGTTCGCTCCGTGACTCAGTCCAGCGGATCAGTGCCTTGTCAATGGCTGACAGTCTTGGTATCGACTTTCATAAAACCGGCTATGCACCCTATCTTTCCAGTGCGCTGGTGGTCAAAAACAGGAATGACCTGAACCTCCTGAGCCGTGATCCTGAACAGATGCCTTACCTCTACCGTTTCGGCCATTATAATCCGGGGATTTTTACCCTGGAATGCTCACGCTCAGGAGCAAGTGCCCTGGCTGCCCTGGCTAATATCAGGCTTCTTGGCAAGCAGGGGTATCGGACCATAATCGGGCACGTGGTGGAAATGTCTGAGATGCTGCGGGAGCGGCTGGAGAATTATCCCTTTGTCGAAGTGCTCAATGATTACAACTACGGTCCGGTTACTCTCTTTCGGGTTTATCCTGATGGAGTTGATCCGCACGAGGCTTTCCTGCGTGAGCAGACCGACCCCAAATACCGCAGGCAGCTTGAAGAGCACAATACCTATAATCGCGGCATCTTTGAACGCATCCATGACCGCGCGATGGCCGGGAAAGGCGTCCTGTTATCCTGGACGGATGCCTACCGGTATGCAAGCTACGATGACCGGCCCCCGATAGCAGCCATCAAGTCGTTTATCATGAGCCCCTGGACCGGCCTGGATGCCGTGGAAACCGTAGCCCGGCAGGTCGCCAGTATCAGGGAGCAGGTTTGA